TCATGCATTGAGTCCCCAAAGCAATTCTGGAGCTTCGTGAAGAAGTTACGCAACGATAGTGTGGGCATTCCTGCTCTTAGAAGCAATGGCTCACTTATTAGTGATAGTGTTGGAAAAGCTGAAATCCTAAATCACCAGTTTGAATCGGTCTTTACCAATGAAAACCCTACCGATAACCTGCCTAAACAACAGGGTTATCCCCCAATGCCTGAGTTTGAAATATCCCAGGAGGGGGTATTCAAATTACTGAATGATTTGGAAGTTAACAAGGCCCCAGGGCCGGACGGCATCCCAGCAAAAATCCTGAAATCTTTTGCCAAAGAACTCACACCGGCGTTGACACACATTTTCAGGAAGTCTTTAGACACAGGGTCCCTTCCTTCAGACTGGCTCACAGCTAACATCaccccaatttttaaaaaaggggaCAGAGCCACTGCATCAAATTACAGGCCTGTGTCTTTGACACCTATTTGTTGCAAACTGTTAGAACACATACTTCATAGCCAAATTATGCACCACTTTAATAATTTCAATGTCCTATCGGACAGGCAACACGGCTTCCGCCGTGGTCACTCGTGTGAGAGCCAATTAATCCTTACTGTCAACGACCTTGCTGAAGCCCTTGATTCCAAAACATCTGTCGATATGGTAATCATGGACTTCAGCAAGGCGTTCGACACGGTTCCTCACCAGAGGCTGCTTTACAAGTTAGAAAAATATGGTATAACCGACAGGACTCATACATGGGTAAAAATTTTTAACACAGCGGAAACAGATAGTTGTCGTGGATGGTGATCATTCACAGTGGGTGCCAGTTAGATCAGGCGTTCCCCAAGGCACCGTCCTCGGCCCCTTATTGTTCTTAGCATATATAAACGACCTCCCTGGTAACATCTCGTCGGAGGTTCGTTTATTTGCTGATGACTGTGTAATGTATCGCCCCATCCACGACAACTCTGATGTTTCTCGCCTTCAATCTGATCTTGATACCTTGCATATGTGGCAAAACAACTGGCAAATGCAATTTAATGCCAGTAAGTGTTTCACACTTAAATTGTCACATTCTAGAAGTAAGACTACCCATCAGTACAAACTAGGGCAGTCTGTGTTGCAAGAAACGGACTCACACTCATATCTGGGTATTCAAATAACAAATAATCTTAAATGGGATAACCACATCAATCATGCCATCTCAAAAGCCAATCGAGTTCTAGGGGTAGTGCGTAGAAATTTGCATCCGTGTACCACTGAACTCAAATCAACTGCCTATAAGGCATTAGTGCGGCCGCACCTAGAGTATTGCGGAACCGTATGGGATCCGGCAACTAAAGAACACATACTTAAATTGGAGGCGGTGCAACGCAAAGCTGCAAGATTTGCCTGCAGAAATTACGACCAATATAGTAGTGTCACTAAAATGTTGACACAACTGGAATGGGACTCACTACAACTGCGTCGACAAGCTAGTCGCCTCACTCTGCTACACAAAACCACCACAGGTCAGGTCGCCATACCGGCTCAAAAATTTCTCATACCAGTCACCCGCCCCACTCGCCGTCAAAACGTCAAGGCATTTAACAGACCACGAGCCAACAAGAACTGTCTCAGAGactcattttttccaaaaacaattaATGAATGGAATACCCTGCCTAACAACATCATTAACATCGAAACAACGGAAGCATTCAAACAAGAAGTAACCAACCACCtaagaaaacaacaaaaactcCAAGATTAATAGCTCTCTCAGCGCTCTCACATTCCTTTGCGTTTGGCTTCAGAAGAGGCGTTGCGGAGTATTTcgtcaaagtcaaagtcaaagaTTGCGCCGAAAGGTGGGGAACACGTCCGCCCcccccggattgacgcccatgttGCAACGtaaatttaaatgaaagtaaccaagatttgaaagttgccgcAATTCCCATTGATATCCATTGATGAAGCAAGTACGGTATGTTCGGTATTGGGTCACTATATAAACTGAGCGCAAAAATATACttatattttttcacaaggtcatatcttagaatcctgtccatcaaaatgaactaaaatagcaaaatgcactgacatggaacagcttcctggaccatatTTACAgcacaataattggcacccagcaaaagaaatctgtaagaatgcATAATGATCATTGTACAGATGATAATTTCCAAAACGGTTATgatttctgcttttcacgcactttcttcaaaaactggtcttgttccacactattccacttactctttgtgAATTAAGGATCTTTTACGCATtctcatagatttctttttgagctcagtttaaatTTGTTTCGTGCATTTAGAGGGAATCTGTATGGCCTACACTTGCAAGTTGTCCTTTCGGTGGCAAAGTTAGATTCCAATTCCATGATTGGCAAATGTTACCATTAGATGCCACCCTTGGCCGCATGTTTTTATCAATTTCGAATTcatgaaacaaaaagaataatccaatgagagccaAAAACATTTCCTTCCATAGATACTGAATTCAAGTTGACCATTGCGCGATTTTAACCAGTTGAAGGCAAGCTGCCGACTTAACCATATCCAGATAATGAAAACATAACACAAtgggattttgctgcaactttaaaatctttGGTTATTTCCACATGATTTAAATGCGCACTGTGGCACCAATATTGGAACAATTGCAACAAACGAGGTGTCataatacgcagaaataaattctgctttctttctctttctccctttgaAGTGCAGGCTTTATGAAAACGAAGATAACTCGCACTGCGATCCCATGCTTTTTACAAATTCGCAAGTAAGATACAAACTCGCGTCCCGAGGTCGCGTCTCTTTGCAAGACAACTCACACAGCCCCCACTATATACGAGCGTAAACGCATGTCCCCCTCTATACTAGCGAAAGGCGTGGTGAGCAAAAAATAGTATATTGTTGAAGTTATTCTCTTTAAATTTAATCATCACTCTCCGCTAAAAGACTTTAAAATTATGTCCTCTAttttacggtgtaccatgagggacatgcaaacttaaaataattttttacaaactcaaatttctgcaaactctaataatttttgcaaactctaataattttttacaaactcaaataatattttacaaactcaaataatatttgcaaacttaaattaatttctgcaaactcaaataatttgtGCAAACTCTACTAATTTtggcaaactctaataattttttgcaaactcaaataattttttacaaactcaaataattttttgagaaaagcactaaaaatgtcccgtctgtcacgtccCGTCTGTCACGTCCCGTCTAATTGAGCCAGTGTCCTTGATGTCTTTGGACAAGACAGGTGTTTATAGTTTTATCTTTAAAGACATACCTATTACAAGACATAAAGAATTGCCAAAAGACTGCTGTAAAAGACATGGTTTTACAGTGTTGTAcctttcttattttatttcatttcagtcAAAAAACGATTCCTGGAAAGGATGCCGCCTGCATTTGCTGTGAGGGAACTAGCACTGTTCTGTTAGCACGTTGTCTTAACTGTGATGGATTCCTCTGCAAGAAAGGCATCCAACTTCATCAACGCATCAAACTTCTGCGAAACCATCAAATATACAAATTGGCGGATCTGCAATCTGGCAAAGTAGATGTCAATGTATTTGCTGACGAAAAGCACCTGATGTGCAAGAAACACAAGGCGCAAGTTTTGTGGTTCTTCTGTGAAACTTGCAACGTGTTGATCTGTCGTGATTGTACTGTGGTCAGTCATAGCAGTCCAGACCACGTCTATGTTGAACTGAACATTGCTGCTTTGAAACAGAAACAACAAATTCAACGACTTCTTGAGGAGAGTAGCGCAACGGCTTTAAGAATCAAGGATGCACTTAGCGTAACGAGATCAACCCAGGGTCATCTTAATAAGAACGCAGAGCAAGTTGGATTTGACATCGAGAAGGCAGCAGAAATCATAATTAGCCATGTTCACAAAGTCTACTCAGATGAGAAGAACCGGATTCAAGAACATGTCACCGCGGTAGAGAGTAAGTTTGGTGCTGTTGAACGAAGACTGTTGAGTGAACAAGCTCAGTTGAAGAGAGCTCAAGAGGTTGCTACTCAACTACTGAACGAAGGATCCGACTTTGACGTGACATCTATTTACCAGCAGTTGATGAATTCATTTCAGAATTCGTCCTTTGTTGAGAAGGAGCTTGAAGAGGGCCTTTGTTGTATAAATTTCAACCGCGATTCCGATATTGGTTCAAATATCCAGCGACTTGGAACGTTGACTTTAGGTGTAGCAAAGGTATCACAGGGCACTTGGATCCTGGATCGTAATTTTGGGCGCGAAGATCCCGGCATGTTGAAATGTCCTTCAGGAATTGCAGTAACATCCTGTGGAAATATTGTGATTGCAAACAGCGATCCAGACACCCCGGTTCATATTTATGGTACTGATGCGACTTACAAGTTTTCTTTGGATAAGCGTTCCAAAAAAGCGACAGATGTAACCTTTGCGCCTTCAAGTGACGAAATCTTCGTCACAACGGAAAAGAAGAAATACGTCTCAGTCTATGATGCAGGTGGTCGGTATCTTCGAAAGTTTTCCACATTACCACCTGGTGATGACGTCAAAGTACCTGATGTAGTCATGCTTCGAGGTCTTGCATTTAGAAGATCTGCTGAGCAAGTTCTTGTCGGAGAAGAAAGCAGAAAGTACATCAGTGTTCATTATACCGATGGTAGTCACGTCAAAAGCTTCTATGTACTCGTAACCCCGTACTTTTTGGCGGTCACAAAAGATGACTACATCGTGATGTCACCAAGAGAAGAAAAGGTCGGGTCCACATCATCGATTTCGATGGCAACCAGCTGCGTACCCTTAACCCTATTCAGCATCCGCAACTGGAATCGTGGTATCCGTCTGGTGTGTGTATCAGTGTTAGCAACGAAATTTGTATCGCAAATTTTGGCGCGGAGAGTAAAGGTGTCTATTGCTTCTCTACATCGGGTGAGTTTTTAGGATGCATCTGCGACGATATTGATAGTCCCGAAGGCTTGACATTGATGTCTGATGATACCAGAATGTTGGTCGCGGAGTGGGGTGACAATAATGAGTATGGGGATATCAAACTATTCCGATTGAGCAATATTGATTCATCGCCAACTTATTAAGCTACAAATCAAGTAAACTATAATGCAGAGACTTTCAAAGTCTAGAGGAATGTACCTAGCAGATAAACCAACGGTATACCTTCTGTATCAAAACGATCAGTACCCATcaagttttgatgtttattgaaagccATCTGCTTACAATGCAACATTGTATCCTCTTGGCATAGGCGTAGatgcgagggggggggggggcagataccccaatattttgataggggaatGGCCCATACAtgcaatcacccccccccccaatgttttgCCATTTTAGCCTACAAATTGCATTTCACTTTGGTACTATCTTTCATCAGTTTTGCTTCCATATACTAACATTTTTCGGCGCTTattaccattaacttattctgttgccaaaaggtaaTGTACTTCACTATAATACTTCaagaaaaatttgcacttttggggctaaaacgGCCAAACACGGGGGTGATTTTATggaccacccctggcaaattATTGGGGGAGGggttaccccctccccccccccatcccccgggatctacgcataTGGATTTATGTGACTATTTGTATCCAATTTATATCAAATTACCGTTATGTAGAAGGTAAACAATGTAGGATTCTATCAAATATCAATTGTtgtatattatatcaaaattgtgtGTAGCCTCCGGTGTAACCTTtgtattataaaatgtgtatggaAATTAtatagataataattataatttatctAGCAATTGGATAATTGAAGTGCCCTAGCTAGGTAAGTAAACTTGTACCCAGTTATTTAAAGGTAGGGCCTAGGCTTTATTTAGATGGCATTAAAGAAAGTGTCTTCTAGGGTTTTGCGTTTTGATTTCAAACTTTTGATTTCaaactttttctttttctttgacaTCTAAAATGTAGAATATGAATAATGGGAACAACAATATGTGAAAATTAATAATCGTGATACTGTTAAAATGGTTGTTCAAAAATGAGCATGACAACTTTGAAAAATAAACAACTTGCGTAAAACAACTGTTTTTAACATTAAACGTTTTGAAATCATTTGGTAAAGGTTTTTATTTACCGAGCGACCATTTTAACAGTGAATATAATTCAAGGAATCGTATACCAACGTTTTTGTCCCGTATGCAGCACCCTAAGCAATGATAAGGTTCTATACAGAACTTTTAAAAGTCCTATAAAGAACCTTTTAAAAAGgtctacataggcctatagggacTTTCTAATTAATCAATTCAAGGACTCGTCGCAAAGTTGTGAAAAGCAGtatgaaccatttttggttctacaaaacaattttcttggctaaagaactttttttttactgaatatgaggaatgtcctgatgatatcaaataattttgatttgttgaaattcgcaatataatacaaattttatggcaaattattaaaaatttatatttttttatatttaacaatccttgaagtaaactttattaatctaatgataatgCACTTCAAgtgtatttttgaaaaaaaatgtatatcttcaaaaggaaaggtcataattttcaaattaaattttttgcgggacctgagagcacatcaaacaacttgcattctgaatatccttctgatatcaaataattttcaaatgatttttgTTATATTCACGATACAacacaaattgtatggcaaatgattaaaaatttgatatttagcagtcctcgaagtaaactttataaatctaatgatatgtacttatagAAAGtgtatcttcaataggaaaggtcaaaaatGTTGGACAGCTTCaggtaa
Above is a genomic segment from Amphiura filiformis chromosome 17, Afil_fr2py, whole genome shotgun sequence containing:
- the LOC140137312 gene encoding uncharacterized protein; translation: MCTECYWSRLATFVGFCSRHFRRLQYHKIKPTDIMADQPTSITAELTKCGLCNETVTNPKSLPCLHVFCLSCLRQWTSTSEDKAGTAHSEEFLCCPVCKSTTAMPSGDGLEGLSDNVFIASMAERSQKTIPGKDAACICCEGTSTVLLARCLNCDGFLCKKGIQLHQRIKLLRNHQIYKLADLQSGKVDVNVFADEKHLMCKKHKAQVLWFFCETCNVLICRDCTVVSHSSPDHVYVELNIAALKQKQQIQRLLEESSATALRIKDALSVTRSTQGHLNKNAEQVGFDIEKAAEIIISHVHKVYSDEKNRIQEHVTAVESKFGAVERRLLSEQAQLKRAQEVATQLLNEGSDFDVTSIYQQLMNSFQNSSFVEKELEEGLCCINFNRDSDIGSNIQRLGTLTLGVAKVSQGTWILDRNFGREDPGMLKCPSGIAVTSCGNIVIANSDPDTPVHIYGTDATYKFSLDKRSKKATDVTFAPSSDEIFVTTEKKKYVSVYDAGGRYLRKFSTLPPGDDVKVPDVVMLRGLAFRRSAEQVLVGEESRKYISVHYTDGSHVKSFYVLVTPYFLAVTKDDYIVMSPREEKVGSTSSISMATSCVPLTLFSIRNWNRGIRLVCVSVLATKFVSQILARRVKVSIASLHRVSF